The nucleotide sequence TCTCCCCTTCCTATGATTCAGCCCCAAATGGCGTGATTACCTTATTGAAGGCTCCAATGCTTTCATTGCCAGGATGGCAATGCTCTTCCACTGACCTTTCACCAAACACCACTGCCACTGTGAACTTAACCAGCACCTGGGCTGGGTTGTGGCTTTAATTACCTCTTTGGCAATTATCACAGCCATTACTTGCTGCTCACATCTCCCGCGGCTCCAGCTTTCCCTGCAAGCTGGAGGAGCGGCTCCATGGTACAAACTTTGTCCTGCCGAGACACCTTGTCCGCTCCACACCATTGGAGACACTCCTTGACCAAGCTCCAGAGCCCTGAGCTTGAGGGTGCTCAGCAAACCATGACCCCAGTTCACACCCCGGgctctgcccacagctctgcttgAAGCAGACACCCCCGAGCCCCCGTGCAGCCTGGAGAGCCGGTATTACCGGTGGGTGCAGGTTTTGTCTCACCCCAATGTCTCTTCCAGCTGCAAGGAGCCGTGCACCCAGCTCCCTGAGGCTGGCGGGTTGGTTGGCTGGCCTTCCCCCTCcgcttttctctctttttttctttttcccctcccataAAGCTTAAGTTATTTaggtgttttgctttttttttttctctcccacagGTTCAGGTGGAGGTGGAGCAGCGGGAGGGTGGGAGGGCAAGAAGGATGgccagcccctcctgcaggcCTGGCGCCCAGTGATTGGGGAACCCAGCAAGGGGCATGGACTGAagaagggaggggggaggggggaaataataaattaaaaaaaaaaccacacacacacacagaaaaaccCAGCGAAAGCACTTGTCAGGCAGGCAGCTCAAGCAGCACAGGGGGAAGACAGACAGCAGGAAGCCTGGAGGAATCTCCTGCAGGTAAACACAGCTTTCCGTTGCTTCCCACTCTGCATCGAGGCGTCTTGGCCAGGGTCAGCAGGGTCACGCCCTCTCCCCACAAGCTCTGTTGCTTAgcctccatccctgctgcttgCTCCCTGCCTCGGTTGCTTTCCCCATGGTTTTCCTCCAGCGGGATGCCATGGTCCAACCATTGTGCTCGGATCACTACAAAACTGGGCTGTCCCCCAACCCAAAACATAGGAAATGGGAGTGTGCTGTGAGTTCCCCTGTGCTTCTCCTTCAGCCCCGCACTAAGCTGCCCTTTCAGCACCCATTTCATGCCCTAGAGCAAAGGCTGTGCCTCCTTATGGGGCTAGGGAGGTGCTGAGGGCCTCCTTGAGCTCTCCAGCCAGCCCGCACCCTGCTGGGACTTCCTTCTTTCCAACCACAAAATGATGGGTTAGCCAGGACTGAGCGCAACCGGAGCATCCCCACCAGGCTGAAAAAGCCCCACACCACCCCAGTGTGGCATCTCCCACCCTTTCCCCATGCAAAAGCCTGCCAGGGAGGCTCTCCAGCCCCTGCTCTTCCATCCTTGACCATGGAAAAACTCAGTTAATGCTTTAGGTATCAATtattttccagctgctcaagcGTCCCCTGCGTACCTTGACCCCGTTTTCACccagagccagggctgctgtgcCAAAGGGAGGTGAGGTACCTCCATGCCCAGCTGCAGACCTCCCCCTTCCTCACAACACccacagcacaggcacagctTCTTCAGGGGAAAACTGGGTTTCATCATTTCCAAACCAGTTTGCAGTCACGAGTGAAGAAGCTCTGGGGCAAAGAGGCAGCCAGGGCAGATTTTATCCCTCCTGGCCCCAGCAGTTTGGCTGGATGTGTTTATGGTAGTACTGCCTTGCATAAATACCAGCACCGTGACGTCCTTGTTATTCCCAGCAGGCACAGTGCCCACACTGGGGGCTCTGCGGGTGCTCAGGGACGGAGGAGCCCAACCCCACAGCCAGGCTCTGCTTCACCTTTTGTTCCCAGCGTGATGTACTGGCAAGGTGTGGGGTGtcctccctgctccccctcTTCCCATGGGGCACAGTGGCAAATCGTGTGATGCCATTCAGGGATGGTCCCTGGGCACGGCCTCAGGGCGGCACTGTGCCTCCTAATGTGACCGCTGCGCCCACTCGCTGTGAAAGCTCACGAGATAGGAAGCCCCGTGCTGCTATAAATAAACCCCGTGGTTTAATTAGCAATTCCAACGGGCACGTCGGGCTGGGAGCAGTGCCACAGTTGAGCCACGCAGCACAAAGGAGGGTCCCCAAGTTGCACAACCAGTGAGCAGCTGCCTTAGGGCTGCGGCTCCCAGGATGGCTTGGGGGCTGTGCTTTCACCttggccctgcagcagcaccctaACCCCAACTCCAGTTTTGCCTCCATCCCAGCCCCAGTCCGCCCCGTGGCAGCAACAGGCGGACTTTGTCCTCCCGGAAAATGTGACACCAGGTGCCTCCGTCCGCAATGCCGGTAGCTGAATGCCTCTGACCACGCCATGGCAGGTAGGCTGCAGAACTCAATACTTCAAGTGTTTTCAGCCAAAAAGGCCCCCTCGCTCTCAGGCACTGCGGAGGTCCCTCTTGCTGCTCTAGGGTGGGTCCCAGCCCCAAAAACCGGCccagcctgctgcagagcactgctccctgccagaccccagcagcagagcttgttTTTCTGGGGAAGCCAGGAGGGCAACAGGGCTGTCGTGCCTCAGGTTAGATAgcagggaaaatttcttctcagaaggagcagtgaggcactggcacaggctgcccagggaggcggtggggtccccgtccctggaggtgttcaagaaccatggagatgtggcactggaggacatggttcagtgggcatggtgagggtgggcaggggttggactcaatgatcttggaggtcttttccaaccctagtGATTCTATAGTTCcatttagggacatggtttagtgagtgtggtgggggtgggctgatgaccctagaggtcttttccaaccttaatgattcaacAGTTGTATGATTCCCCGTTGCCAGAAGCTGGATCCCTGATGGCTTCCCCTTCGCTCTATGCCTCTAGATTTTTGCAGTGTGCCTCCTGAAATCCTCGCCCCGGCTGCCAACGAGACACTGGAACTGGCACTGGGAAGCCAGGCCGTGCTGAACTGCACTGTGCGCTGGGCGGTCGGTGAGCACTGTGAGCCTGTCCCCGCCTGGACCAAGGACGGGCAGTGGCTGGGCAGCGAGAGCAGCCAGGACAGCAGCTGGTAAGGAGCCCGCCCCAGGGTACATCCATCTGGCTTTCTGGGTTGCCCAACCCACAGTGGCTCCTTCTCTCCCTAGGTTGGGTCAAAATGCCTCGGAGCGTCTCCTTGCCACCGTCCTGCAGGTCAACCTCACGCACGATGCCGATTTCGGGGTGTTTTCCTGCTGGGTCAGCAACGCCACAGCCACCTTCACCCTGCGGAGAGGGGGTAGGGATACGCTGGGAGCAAGCCCTGGTGGGGACAGGAGTGGGAAACCCAAGGAGGGTGCTGGCATGGGGTGGCAGTGGTGGCTCTGTGGGTGttgcagagcaggagaaagaggCATGGCTGCGTGTTGGGGTGCGAACCACAGAAAGCTGGGTCTGGGGCTGCCAGCCATGCTCTTCACTATCTTTGCAGATGTTGCGGGGCACGTGAGTGCGGTGCTCGCTGCCCTGCTGGTCCTGgtcctcctggtgctgctggcagggctctATGTCAGGTGCCGCCTGAGCGTGCTCCTCTGGTACAGGAACCACTACGGCGAGCTGGAGATGAACGGTgagaagggagcagaggagagggcAGCCCCAAGATGAGCTGCCTCTGGGCCTGGGCAGGCTCCTCGCTGGCACTAACCCCCTGTTTTCCCCCTGACCACACAGATGGGAAGCTGTACGATGCTTATGTGTCCCATGCCACCGCCCCAGATGATCGGAAGTTTGTCCACTTCATTGTGAAGCCACAGCTAGAGAACCGCTGTGGCTACAAGCTCTACCTGGATGAGCAGAACATCCTGCCCAATGCCGGTAGGCAGCAGCCCTGAGGCATGGGAAAGGGGGGACAATGCTGTCACTTGGATCTGATATCCCAAAAAGGGGAGAGGATGCACTGGGCAAGGGGCTATGCTGCTTTCTCTCCCCGGTCCAGAGCCATCAGCAGATCTCATCATGAACGTGAGCAGGTGCCGGCGCCTCATTGTGGTCCTCTCTGTGGCATACCTGGAGCAGGATTGGTGCAACAGCAGCTTCAGGTATGAGCCCGCCCCCACCTGCCTCTGGGGGAGAGGGGCTGGCAGCTCCTTACCTCCTGCCCCGTGCCTGTCTCACAGGGAAGGGCTCTGGAGGTTGCTGGAGCTTTCCAAGAAACCCATCTTCATCGTCTTTGAGAGCCAGTACCGGGAGATCGCGCACCCTGCCATCAGCCTGCTGAAGCAGCACAGGAGCGCCGTGACCTTGCTGGTGTGGCGAGCGGGCTCCATGGTAAGGGCCGAGCAGGGTCCAACCCTGGTGCCCCATTTCATATCAGGCTCCAGATCTGCGCGCTCACGTCTCCAACGTACACAGGAAGGAGCCCTGCTCTAGGGTGTCCCCTGGCCAAGGaaagcagggcagcacagctcacactgtagggccaggctgggagccgcagctctccagcaggtcagacTGGTTTCTCCGTCGCTATGTGGGCATGCTGCCATGGCAGAGCGCAGCCCTCACCTTGGCTGAGCTCCCGGCTGCAGGAGGAGCCTTCTCCAGACCTGcgcagggctgggcagggctgtgctgcggCCCAGCACAGCTCGTCTCCTTCTCACCCCACGCAGACCCCATCATCAGACTTCTGGAAGGAGCTGTGCCTGGCCCTGCCACGCAAGTTGGCCTTCCGAGGGACCATGGGGGACCCGCAGACCCAGCTCCAGGAGGACAAGGACCCCATGCTCATCCTGCACAGCAGCTACTTGGACAGCCGGGGGGACCCCCACCCAGATGGAGACCTGGGTACAGGTCCTTGTCAGCCACCTCCTCTCCTGGGTTGGGGGGGAAAGTTGGGTTGACCCCTTCCCCGACACTTGACCCCTCTCTGCTCCTTCCAGGCCTCCGTGGATGTGCTTTCAGAAGTCCCCTTCCTCCTCGCATCGGTGGCCCTGGGGGGCCCATGGCTTTGGCCACTGGCACGCTGGAGGACACGCAGCTGAAGGACAGCCACAGATCCGAGATTGACGTCTCCGACCTGGGCTCACGCAACTACGGGGCCCGCACGGACTTCTACTGCCTGGTGACAGAGGATGACATCTGAGCAGAgccacagccaggctgctgcatcCCAGCGTCCCCACACCCTGTGGGACTGCACAGACTCTGGTCATGGTTCCAGGATCCCAGGcattcagaagaaatgaagctgggaggagaggagctggcTCCAAGCAACATGCTCCATGGTGGAAAGCCATGACGAGGGGACATTCCTGTCCACAGTGCCTGGGCACCCTTAGGTGCTAGGTCCTCCTGCCTTGCCCTGGGTAGAAGGGACATTTTTCCTGGCTGATGGACCAATGCTGGGATTGGTGATGCCCTTGGAGAAGCAGCATGTGCCCACGTCCCTTTGCCCCTCATTCCCCTACCCTAGTTGCTTGAGGCAGCATCACCCTCTCCCCCACAGAAATCCCGGTGGCAATAAAACACTGCTGCTCCCGTGGGTCTCATCTATCTGCAGGGACACGGGTGACACTGGTGGATTCCGCAGTGAGTAGTGAGGCCGTGTCCACGGGTGCTGGCCAAGCACAGGGACATTGTTCAAGGTCTTTATTTTGGGGATACACAGTGCACAGCCTCTACATGGAGAGCTGGTGGGACAGATGCACTGCCCGATCCCCAGCGGGTCCCCACATCCAGTATGTGGGGGGGGGGGCCCTCATGGCCGCACTGCTCGCTCTCCCCCCCTCCCAACCCCCCCCTCTGCTGACTTCCCAGCCCCTGTACCTACTCTACCCCATTTCCCAGATGGGGCACACCCCAAGCGCAGGGTCTCCGTCCCCAGTCCCAAACCCCACCGGCAGACCCAAGCGACCCACAGCCTCCCCCGCACACCCCAACCCTCTGCCTCTGCTGGGTGAGCTTTGAACTCGCACTGGCCCCACCTGCACTGGGCACCGAGGGCATCTCCCCACCCCGCGGGGAGACGCCACCCAGCAAACACAAGCTAGCTGGCCCTGCCTGGATCTTGCTTACACAGCACCGGCCCggaacagccccaggtcctTAACAGAGCAGCTATGGGGTCCTTGCTGCTAAGTGGACACTGATGCTGCTTCTGGCTCCTTGCAGCCAAGGTGCAGCCCCTTAAAACTTTGGGGAGACACCAGTGGCCACCCCGGATGCCCCCAGGCCACCCTGTGCTATACAAAGCCCCGCCCCCATGCAagggcacagcccagcacactGAGATTCTGGGAGCTCAGCCCTAATTAGTGGGGGGCAGCTGGGATACGGACACCCCCAAAAAGCCTCCCCAGAGCTTCCTGCCCCTCTGCCAAGCTTGAAGTGGTGCAAAaatggggggggaggggaggacaTTTTCAGCCCCTTCATCCCCAGCCCAGAGATggggtgcccagcagcagcgggTAGGCGCAAGGGACATGAGGAGCAGTGGGGACTACGCTACAGAGCGGGAGTCCTGCGGTGAGCGGCTACTCCGGGGTCACAGGAGGCAGCAAGGCGCGTCCCGGAGGGGAGACTGAGGGCTGTGCAGTCCCTTCTCCCTGTGGCTGTTCTTAGAGGCTGAGGAAGTCCTCCTTCCGGTACCCCTTCTGCAAGAAAACAGGCCGCCTGTCACCCAGTGGGACGACCCTACTGCTGTCACTGCCCCTGTTCAAGGACACGTGTGGCCACACCTCACCAGGAGGTAGGGACTGGGAATGCAGACACACTCTTCTCCAGCGTACTGTGCCCACCCTGGGCACCTGGGTGTTCCCATCCCTCGAGGCACCTGGCACCATAGGATGATGCTCTGGGGATGTTCCCACCTCTTCACGAGGTGGAGGCGTGGAGCCAGGGTAAGTCATATGCCTGGAAGCATTTGGGTGGGGCAGATTTCTAGGGTGAAGCCCCCAGCCACGACTCCCTTGGGCTCCTCCCCAGGATCCCACACCGGAGGGAGGTACGTACCACCTTGAAGTCCCGGTGGAGTTTGGTGTATTGCCACATGTTGCCCAGgaggctggctgctgccctggAGGACTTCTCATTGTCTGGGCTGGagtagagagagaaaatacaacCATGTTTTGGGTACCACAGAGCATGGGATGGTGCCCACCAGCCCAAGGATAGCACCCCATAAAGGCTGAGGGCTGATGGAAAGAGGCAGAAGACTAAAGGCTGGAGGCCACCACAGTGGGCTGGGTGGCAAAGTGCTTCTAGTACGAGTGGTGAGAAGCACCCAGATGGGAAAGAGATGGCTGCAGTGACAAGCAACCCCATGGCTGGGGTGGAAAAATAGACCAGGAGCTCCCACCTGTCCCTCCTCTTCTTGACATAGAAGAGCTTCCTGAGGCCATCAAAGTAGACGATGTCGCGAGCAGCCATGGGGCTCTCCACCACCAGGTTGTTGAGCACCGCAATGATGTTCACGATAACATCAGCAGGCGGTGCCTTGTCCCCGACGCTCCCCGGCAGCTTCTCAATCAAGTGGCTGACCACTTTGGTGGCTGGAAGGCAAAGGCAATGCATCAGGTCTAGCAGCCAGCCCCGTAGGATGCAGGGTGACCTAGGGAGGAACCCTGCAGCCAAGGACCCATGAGGCAGCACCAGGGGTTGCTTCAAGCTCTGTGCTGAGACTCTCTggcacctgggttggggcaggAGAGGCATAGCCAGGGAAGAcagtggggctggaggcagagcagaaCACGCCAGGGATGTTTGGTCAGTGGGGACAGACGGGACACCACACAAGTGTGTGTCTAGCTATGAGCATGTGCTGAGACATGCCTGGAGGTAAGCAGAGGCCAAGCTGAAGATCAAAAGGGATGGAAAGCATCCAGTGCACTCTCCTGTGCCACCCCggccctgccctccccagcactCACACATCTCGTCCTTGTTGCGCGCATGGCGGGACAGGTTGCGGATGAGCCCCGTCAGGGAGCGCAGCTGGTGGTGGTCAGCGGTGCGGACACGGTCCAGCACGGGGTTCAGGATGCGTTCCTGCTCCAAGGCCAGCCGGCTCAGCACGCCTGCCCACTGCAGAGGCAAAAACACACGGTAGAGGCTCCCACTGGGTCtgccccatcctcctcctcttacTCAGTGCAGCAGGGTGACCTGACTGGCGAGGAGCATGATGGCCACATCCCCCCAACCCAGGCAGGGCTGCGACCAGCACTGACAGCCAAGCAAGACGGGACAAGCCCAGGGAATGCTCTCCACCCGTGTCCTCACCCTGCGGTCCCCAGCAGTGATGTTCTGCAGGGCCCCCGAGGCTGCCTCGGTTGTGTGCTTGTTGAGCTCGCAGCGCTGCAGCAGCCGGTTGTAGATGCCCACAATCTGCGGGTTCCAGAGCCACTCCATCCCCTTGGGGTCCTTGGACACCTCCGTGAAAGTGACGATGTCTGCATTCAGATAGTGCTGCGGGGACAAGGGGAGCAGCATTAGACCCAGAGAGAACATCCCCTCTGTGTTGTCCCCTTGGTGTGGGCACCCCCAACTTGGCAGGAAGTGGACATGTCAACCCAGCTGTGTCACACCCCTCAGCGTGGGGGGGGGGTTTTGCACCCATTGCTACATGCAAGCAGCACCTGATTCACCCTCTGAGTTCACCCATGTGTCCCACCCAGCAGCCAAGCCTGGTGTCCACCTCCACCCACAATCACCGTGTTCACCAGCTGCTTTCCCATGCTTCCACGCCCCAGGTGATGCAGCTGTCACAGCACAAAAATGCCACGGTCCCATCCCCCCCTCCATCCCCTAAGCCTGCTGACCTCTCGAGCTTTCTTGCTCTGGGGGCTGAAGCAGCCCACCAGTTCCCCTGTCACGGTGCCACCGTTGTTCCTGCGGTGGCCTTCCAGACgctggagggaggaggggggcaTTTCGTCATAGAGGCGGTAGGAGAGGTTGCGCAGGACGCAGACAGCATTCTCCACGCTCTGGGGAAAGAAATGGGACACAAAGGGTGGAAGCCAGTCCTGGTGAGCTGGCACACCCTCCAGGGCACAGTCCCACAGAGTTGCACTTGGGCTCCATGGTCAGAGTCACATCCATGGCACCACCACTGGCAGTACCCCAGCGTGCCCGGTAAGCTTGGACAGATCCAGCTTGGTTTTCCCCGCTTTGTGAAGGATGCCTGGTGACCCCAGGGGACACAAGGGAGTGAGTAAAACCCTGTCTGAGGACACTGAAGCCCCAAGCCCTACAAGCAGAGCAAATCTCGAGGCTCACCTTGTCCTCTGACTTCCCCACTTCTAGGGAGCTGTTCACATAGTGGATCATGGCGTCCACCAGCCCGTGGCACTCACGCATCTTCTGTCGGGTTTGCTGGCTTGCAGAGCTCAGATTCCTGCATGGGGAACATGGGTCCATCACAGCAAGAAGTGGCCACCACGGCCACTCCATCCTGGTGCCCCAGTACGGCCGTGAGGGCAGCTAATGCTTGTCCCATGGGGTTGACGACACTTGGCCTTGATGCACAAGCGCTGCAAGGAATGGGGACCTCAAAAACAAGCTCTAGGGACCTCACTCACTGGATTAGCAGTACAGGAAGTGTTTTCTCCCCTATCTAAACCTTTATCTGCAGTAGGACTGAAGCTGGTCCACAGCAGGTACCTGAGGAAGCCCGTGGAGTTGTAGAAGATCTCTGCCTCAGAGGGGTTCTGCTGGATGACACCTGAGCCACCCAGCCCAGAGAGGGGGACCAGGACCAGGTCCGTGAGCTGCTCCAGTGTGTCTCGAGCCAAGCGATCCTTCAGGTTATCACTGGAGGAGAGATTCCATAGGATCCCTGCGTGGAAGAAAGGGATCCTCAGTCCCGGGGACAGCTAGAGAGCAGGTCTGCCCTGGCCCACCTCATGCTGGCCACTCAGCCATGAGACAGCTCACGGTTGCGGACACCACCCAGGTGTGTGCTGACAACACAAAGATGTCCTCACGCAGTATCACCCTGGCCTTACTCACACGCTGGGGGGACCAGATGCCACCTCAGTGGGAGGAGGAccccagcccggccctgcaGCCACCTCTGACCTGTGACATTCTTGCGGAGCTCATCATCAGGCTCCCGCAGCGTCCTCATGAGCTCATAGATGCCGTTCTCCTCCACCAGTGCCAGCTTGTTCTCAGCATTGTCGTAGATGAGGTTGCGCATGGCACCTGTTGCATGGCGCTGCACCTCCTGGTTGGGGCTGTTAAAGAGCTTCACCAGCTTGGGCATGGCCTGGAGGCTGCGGGCCTACAGTGGGAAACAT is from Numida meleagris isolate 19003 breed g44 Domestic line chromosome 6, NumMel1.0, whole genome shotgun sequence and encodes:
- the PKP3 gene encoding plakophilin-3; its protein translation is MQETNAFLLSALQPEAGVCSLALPSDRQLDGRGREAAEAQRLRSARVQEQVRIRMMLRGQAAAPRPESAALDPLDGRGGPYGTTVRSSFSSRSQTNGLDSKGSLYQSMGKKDFGTLKGSSWSSRSAVDLTPHKRMATISNGGMPKGRSYGVGYAVSQAANTSPRPSSFHERNYRARQSFDTLSLRSLRLADGPLPPSATDDRYSIISEQLDPMGHRSLYKSQGNGGFSRSYTFERQMSTGSNAKSSDWLDGGEVPQSRTIRAPAMRTLQRFQSNNRSRLSTSSFGSIQPSSQAAVGSSYMGMVEHSSRAPSVRSLAESSHHLQDQRAMDMYNGHSTLLTQQSGGFDDIDLPSAVKYLIASDPNLQVLGAAYLQHKCYSDSNAKKQARSLQAMPKLVKLFNSPNQEVQRHATGAMRNLIYDNAENKLALVEENGIYELMRTLREPDDELRKNVTGILWNLSSSDNLKDRLARDTLEQLTDLVLVPLSGLGGSGVIQQNPSEAEIFYNSTGFLRNLSSASQQTRQKMRECHGLVDAMIHYVNSSLEVGKSEDKSVENAVCVLRNLSYRLYDEMPPSSLQRLEGHRRNNGGTVTGELVGCFSPQSKKAREHYLNADIVTFTEVSKDPKGMEWLWNPQIVGIYNRLLQRCELNKHTTEAASGALQNITAGDRRWAGVLSRLALEQERILNPVLDRVRTADHHQLRSLTGLIRNLSRHARNKDEMSTKVVSHLIEKLPGSVGDKAPPADVIVNIIAVLNNLVVESPMAARDIVYFDGLRKLFYVKKRRDSPDNEKSSRAAASLLGNMWQYTKLHRDFKVKGYRKEDFLSL
- the SIGIRR gene encoding single Ig IL-1-related receptor isoform X2; translation: MADFCSVPPEILAPAANETLELALGSQAVLNCTVRWAVGEHCEPVPAWTKDGQWLGSESSQDSSWLGQNASERLLATVLQVNLTHDADFGVFSCWVSNATATFTLRRGDVAGHVSAVLAALLVLVLLVLLAGLYVRCRLSVLLWYRNHYGELEMNDGKLYDAYVSHATAPDDRKFVHFIVKPQLENRCGYKLYLDEQNILPNAEPSADLIMNVSRCRRLIVVLSVAYLEQDWCNSSFREGLWRLLELSKKPIFIVFESQYREIAHPAISLLKQHRSAVTLLVWRAGSMTPSSDFWKELCLALPRKLAFRGTMGDPQTQLQEDKDPMLILHSSYLDSRGDPHPDGDLGLRGCAFRSPLPPRIGGPGGPMALATGTLEDTQLKDSHRSEIDVSDLGSRNYGARTDFYCLVTEDDI
- the SIGIRR gene encoding single Ig IL-1-related receptor isoform X1 — its product is MADFCSVPPEILAPAANETLELALGSQAVLNCTVRWAVGEHCEPVPAWTKDGQWLGSESSQDSSWLGQNASERLLATVLQVNLTHDADFGVFSCWVSNATATFTLRRGDVAGHVSAVLAALLVLVLLVLLAGLYVRCRLSVLLWYRNHYGELEMNDGKLYDAYVSHATAPDDRKFVHFIVKPQLENRCGYKLYLDEQNILPNAEPSADLIMNVSRCRRLIVVLSVAYLEQDWCNSSFREGLWRLLELSKKPIFIVFESQYREIAHPAISLLKQHRSAVTLLVWRAGSMTPSSDFWKELCLALPRKLAFRGTMGDPQTQLQEDKDPMLILHSSYLDSRGDPHPDGDLGTGLRGCAFRSPLPPRIGGPGGPMALATGTLEDTQLKDSHRSEIDVSDLGSRNYGARTDFYCLVTEDDI